The Actinomycetota bacterium genome includes a region encoding these proteins:
- a CDS encoding amidohydrolase family protein encodes MPIIDIHNHVTPRRFRDAIERDGVWNTLGPDVGELHIPKFSIDPAERVAEMDEMGVDIHALTINTGFFKYDLDPEVTKVIARECNEELAEMMTAFPDRFTALASLPMQDVPAAIDEMAWAMDEKGFKGVTLGDHVNGQELDEPQFRPFWKAVEELGAVIFFHQCSATVVEYRTDRYGLPNVVGNLADRAVTYGSLVYGGVMDEFPDLKICLGHAGGYAAFGAARMDRGWQAGALENMPEFDDSRTVLRTPPSEYLSRFYYDCCTYTEATLRFLIDAVGIDRVVLGTDYPAPMLLEDAVRWIRSLEGLTDAEKDAILSENATRLLGM; translated from the coding sequence ATGCCGATCATCGATATCCACAATCACGTCACCCCACGACGGTTCCGGGACGCGATCGAGCGGGACGGAGTCTGGAACACCTTGGGGCCCGACGTCGGAGAGCTCCACATCCCCAAGTTCTCGATCGACCCCGCCGAGCGGGTCGCGGAGATGGACGAGATGGGCGTGGACATCCACGCCCTGACGATCAACACGGGATTCTTCAAGTACGACCTCGATCCGGAGGTCACGAAGGTCATCGCCCGCGAATGCAACGAGGAACTCGCCGAGATGATGACCGCGTTCCCCGATCGGTTCACGGCCCTCGCGTCGCTGCCGATGCAGGATGTCCCCGCCGCGATCGACGAGATGGCCTGGGCGATGGACGAGAAGGGCTTCAAGGGGGTCACGCTCGGCGACCACGTGAACGGTCAGGAGCTGGACGAGCCACAGTTCCGCCCCTTCTGGAAGGCCGTCGAGGAACTCGGAGCGGTGATTTTCTTTCACCAGTGCAGCGCAACGGTTGTGGAGTATCGAACGGACCGCTACGGACTGCCCAACGTCGTCGGCAACCTCGCGGATCGCGCGGTGACGTACGGCTCCCTGGTCTACGGCGGGGTGATGGACGAGTTCCCCGACCTGAAGATCTGTCTCGGCCACGCCGGAGGCTACGCGGCCTTCGGCGCCGCGAGGATGGACCGCGGCTGGCAGGCCGGTGCGCTCGAGAACATGCCGGAGTTCGACGACTCACGCACCGTGCTGCGCACGCCGCCGAGCGAGTACCTCAGCAGGTTCTACTACGACTGCTGCACCTATACGGAGGCGACCCTCCGGTTCCTGATCGACGCGGTGGGGATCGACCGTGTCGTGCTCGGCACCGACTATCCGGCTCCGATGCTCCTCGAAGACGCGGTCAGGTGGATCCGATCGCTCGAGGGTCTCACCGACGCCGAGAAGGACGCGATCCTGTCCGAGAACGCGACCCGGCTGCTGGGGATGTAA
- a CDS encoding D-glycerate dehydrogenase, translating to MAKPKVFVCQPIMDIGRTELATFADVEVFESERMISKPELMHGVRDAEYLWMLGDTPVDEEVMEAAPKLKGIATMALFPNVVDVEAATRRQLPVTVIPHLITKTTCDLTCALLISLAWRIPEADAFVRAGRFHQEQSTTFLTTELSGKTVGMIGLGDIGQQIAKRLRAFEMDVIYTKRNRLGSELEAELGVSWEPERDDLLRRADFVVLMTTYNATTHKMIGAREFDLMKPTAFFVNAARGRIVDEPAMIEALREAKIAGAALDVYWNEPPISEPSPSPELFTFPNVVLTPHIGSATVEARTNMALAVVENLSAMIRGDRPPNVMNPEVYGEAPIEQPDRLG from the coding sequence ATGGCCAAGCCCAAAGTGTTCGTCTGTCAGCCGATCATGGACATCGGCCGGACCGAACTCGCCACGTTCGCCGACGTCGAGGTGTTCGAGTCCGAGCGGATGATCAGCAAGCCCGAATTGATGCACGGCGTTCGGGACGCGGAGTACCTATGGATGCTCGGGGACACCCCGGTCGACGAAGAGGTGATGGAGGCCGCTCCCAAGCTGAAGGGGATCGCGACGATGGCGCTGTTCCCCAATGTCGTCGACGTCGAGGCGGCCACCCGCCGTCAGCTGCCGGTGACCGTGATCCCGCACCTGATCACCAAGACCACGTGTGACCTCACGTGTGCGCTTCTGATCTCCCTAGCGTGGCGGATCCCCGAGGCGGACGCGTTCGTCCGGGCGGGTCGGTTCCATCAGGAGCAGTCGACCACGTTCCTCACGACCGAGCTCAGCGGCAAGACCGTCGGGATGATCGGGCTCGGAGACATCGGTCAGCAGATCGCGAAACGCCTGCGAGCGTTCGAGATGGACGTGATCTACACCAAGCGCAATCGCCTCGGCTCCGAGCTGGAGGCCGAGCTCGGGGTCTCGTGGGAGCCCGAGCGCGACGACCTGCTGCGACGCGCGGACTTCGTCGTGCTGATGACGACCTACAACGCTACGACGCACAAGATGATCGGCGCCCGGGAGTTCGACCTGATGAAGCCGACCGCGTTCTTCGTGAACGCGGCTCGAGGGCGGATCGTGGACGAGCCCGCGATGATCGAGGCGCTGCGCGAGGCGAAGATCGCGGGGGCGGCCCTCGATGTCTACTGGAACGAACCGCCGATCAGCGAACCGTCGCCGAGTCCGGAGCTGTTCACCTTCCCCAACGTCGTCCTGACCCCGCATATCGGGAGCGCGACCGTGGAGGCGCGGACGAACATGGCGCTCGCGGTCGTGGAGAACCTCTCCGCGATGATCCGGGGTGATCGTCCGCCGAACGTGATGAATCCCGAGGTGTACGGCGAAGCGCCGATCGAGCAACCGGACCGGCTGGGGTAG
- a CDS encoding amidohydrolase family protein has protein sequence MAQGKVIDVHCHCTLERFKKAVLEDGTDWHGMTSADGELGNEKNRWSVQKRIETMDELRIDIQLVSPTDVFYQYDQAPEVTERISQEANEEIAGMVRDHPDRFTGLGTLPMQDVERAKKEMARGMGELGLTGFMIDDHVNNRTYDDAVFDSFFEVAEELGVFLLVHQFKHTTVAARTEDFFLLNSIGNLVDRTITFASLIYGGVMDKYPNLTVCLCHGGGYVPYALDRLDKGWDVWPSMRGKAKDRPSTYVRRFYYDTVVYTPRNLRFLIDVVGADRVVFGTDWPAPMTFDDPVGRLEAMDELSTDEREALLRGTAATIFGG, from the coding sequence ATGGCACAGGGCAAGGTCATCGACGTGCATTGCCACTGCACGCTCGAGCGATTCAAGAAGGCCGTCCTCGAAGACGGCACCGACTGGCACGGCATGACGTCCGCCGACGGCGAGCTCGGCAACGAGAAGAACCGATGGAGCGTCCAGAAGCGGATCGAGACGATGGACGAGCTGAGGATCGACATCCAGCTCGTCTCGCCTACCGACGTGTTCTATCAGTACGACCAGGCTCCGGAGGTTACCGAGCGGATCTCGCAGGAGGCGAATGAGGAGATCGCGGGCATGGTGCGCGATCACCCGGATCGGTTCACGGGGCTCGGCACACTCCCGATGCAGGATGTCGAACGGGCCAAGAAGGAGATGGCCCGTGGGATGGGGGAGCTGGGTCTCACGGGATTCATGATCGACGACCATGTGAACAACCGCACCTACGACGACGCTGTGTTCGACAGCTTCTTCGAGGTCGCCGAGGAGCTCGGCGTGTTCCTGCTCGTGCACCAGTTTAAGCACACCACGGTCGCGGCGCGTACCGAGGACTTCTTCCTGCTGAACTCGATCGGCAACCTCGTCGATCGGACGATCACGTTCGCCTCGTTGATCTACGGCGGCGTGATGGACAAGTACCCGAACCTCACCGTGTGTCTGTGTCACGGGGGCGGCTACGTACCGTACGCGCTCGACCGCTTGGACAAGGGATGGGACGTGTGGCCGTCGATGCGCGGCAAGGCGAAAGACCGTCCCAGCACCTACGTACGCCGCTTCTACTACGACACGGTGGTGTACACGCCTCGGAACCTGCGGTTCCTGATCGACGTCGTCGGGGCGGACCGCGTGGTGTTCGGCACCGACTGGCCGGCCCCGATGACGTTCGACGACCCGGTCGGACGACTCGAAGCGATGGATGAGTTGTCCACGGACGAGCGCGAGGCGCTCCTACGCGGCACCGCCGCGACGATCTTCGGAGGGTGA
- a CDS encoding ABC transporter ATP-binding protein: MARLVADDVKKVFAPTRAGQDPVVALRDVSFEAEGHTFVALVGPSGCGKSTFLNMVSGIEDPSGGTLEVTGDEGPARIGYVFQDPRLLPWKTVLDNMVYVLDEKDSEARVARGREFLDMVNLGATAEMFPGQLSGGMQQRVGIARALSIRPDLLLMDEPFSHLDAITARDLRVELQKLWLDTHSTVLFVTHDVLEAVQLSNRVIMMSSRGMVFRDLMIDLPFPRRQTDREVAIQQAEILELFEEMERPLVEA; the protein is encoded by the coding sequence GTGGCGCGACTGGTAGCAGATGACGTCAAGAAGGTCTTCGCACCCACACGTGCGGGGCAGGATCCGGTCGTCGCGCTGCGCGACGTCAGCTTCGAGGCTGAAGGCCACACGTTCGTCGCACTGGTCGGCCCGTCCGGATGCGGGAAGAGCACGTTCCTGAACATGGTCTCGGGTATCGAAGATCCCAGCGGCGGCACCTTGGAGGTGACGGGGGACGAGGGCCCGGCCCGCATCGGGTACGTCTTTCAGGATCCCCGGCTCCTGCCGTGGAAGACGGTGCTCGACAACATGGTCTACGTGCTCGACGAAAAGGACTCGGAAGCGCGCGTCGCGCGCGGTCGGGAGTTCCTCGACATGGTCAACCTCGGCGCCACCGCGGAGATGTTCCCGGGGCAGCTGTCCGGTGGGATGCAGCAGCGCGTCGGGATCGCTCGCGCCTTGTCGATCCGCCCCGACCTGCTGCTGATGGACGAGCCCTTCAGCCACCTCGACGCGATCACGGCTCGGGACCTGCGCGTGGAGCTCCAGAAGCTGTGGCTCGATACCCACTCGACCGTGCTCTTCGTGACCCACGACGTGCTCGAAGCCGTCCAGTTGTCGAACCGCGTCATCATGATGAGCAGCCGCGGCATGGTGTTCCGCGATCTCATGATCGACCTCCCGTTCCCGCGTCGGCAGACCGATCGGGAGGTCGCGATCCAGCAGGCGGAGATCCTCGAGCTGTTCGAGGAGATGGAACGTCCGCTGGTCGAAGCGTGA
- a CDS encoding ABC transporter permease subunit → MSTVSDKGVRGGGPVVGDLPEVSLPPAPKPWYRWIVSDRAARYTARVLFVLIWQWAGTTFEDIPAPTETIEFLIEEFQSGEVWPNIAISLVRAVIGLSIVLVLGVVIGIAMARWWRVRYFMTDLILVGITLPAFIWALLVVMWWGFSNIGPIAVCVLSATPQLVISTFQGATATPGKLRAMSEAYRVPAKRQFRSLVIPSMMEYIAAGFRSAVLAGWGAILLVEWFGNDKGVGFRAHYWYDAGSFAGMMAWGLVMMVIILAFDRIVMDRVVRHFRRWRIGGQQWSG, encoded by the coding sequence ATGAGCACGGTCAGCGACAAAGGAGTGCGGGGCGGCGGACCGGTCGTGGGCGATCTGCCCGAGGTGAGCCTGCCCCCGGCCCCGAAGCCCTGGTACCGGTGGATCGTGTCGGACCGCGCCGCACGGTATACGGCTCGCGTGCTGTTCGTCTTGATCTGGCAGTGGGCGGGCACGACCTTCGAAGACATCCCCGCTCCGACCGAGACGATCGAGTTCCTGATCGAGGAGTTCCAGAGCGGAGAGGTCTGGCCCAACATCGCGATCAGTCTGGTCAGGGCGGTGATCGGTCTGTCGATCGTGCTCGTCCTCGGCGTCGTGATCGGGATCGCGATGGCGCGCTGGTGGCGCGTGCGCTACTTCATGACCGATCTGATCCTCGTCGGGATCACGCTGCCGGCCTTCATCTGGGCGTTGCTCGTCGTGATGTGGTGGGGCTTCAGCAACATCGGTCCGATCGCGGTCTGCGTGCTGTCGGCGACGCCGCAGCTGGTGATCAGTACGTTCCAGGGAGCGACGGCGACGCCCGGCAAGCTGCGGGCGATGTCGGAGGCGTATCGGGTGCCCGCGAAACGCCAGTTCCGCTCGCTCGTGATCCCTTCGATGATGGAGTACATCGCGGCCGGCTTCCGCTCGGCGGTGCTCGCCGGGTGGGGGGCGATCCTGCTCGTGGAGTGGTTCGGCAACGACAAAGGTGTCGGGTTCAGGGCGCACTACTGGTACGACGCCGGGTCCTTCGCCGGCATGATGGCGTGGGGGCTCGTGATGATGGTGATCATCCTGGCCTTCGATCGGATCGTGATGGACCGCGTCGTGCGGCACTTCCGCCGCTGGCGCATCGGCGGGCAGCAGTGGTCCGGGTAG
- a CDS encoding ABC transporter permease has product MATIEKSLEDLEEEALDAFTKGGRSRAKVMYSLLGGLAFIGVWAYFAAFVFEPYVLPSPGRVVARMWELLTTGLVVENFWSSFVKTMVGWAIALAVGIPIGLIMGRYRYGKAFFHDFVYIFANVPLLVYAVVALIVFGISPWGPAFVVALEAFTGIAINVAAGVESVDRGLLSMSRSFRRNSRQTAKAVVVPSVVPFLFASGRTSFANSWKLAALAETFGGYVGVGFQLEKAFQAFSVESLLAWMFYFVIFVVLVERVLITPLEKRVFAWRDPSRARRADA; this is encoded by the coding sequence ATGGCGACGATAGAGAAATCTCTCGAGGATCTCGAAGAAGAGGCACTCGACGCGTTCACCAAAGGTGGGCGCTCCCGCGCGAAGGTCATGTATTCGCTGCTCGGCGGCTTGGCCTTCATCGGTGTGTGGGCGTACTTCGCCGCCTTCGTGTTCGAGCCCTACGTGCTTCCATCACCCGGCCGCGTCGTGGCGAGGATGTGGGAGCTGCTCACCACCGGCCTGGTCGTCGAGAACTTCTGGAGCAGCTTCGTCAAGACGATGGTCGGGTGGGCGATCGCACTGGCGGTCGGTATCCCGATCGGCCTGATCATGGGCCGGTATCGCTACGGCAAGGCCTTCTTCCACGACTTCGTGTACATCTTCGCCAACGTCCCCCTGCTGGTGTACGCCGTCGTGGCACTGATCGTGTTCGGGATCAGTCCCTGGGGGCCGGCCTTCGTGGTCGCCCTGGAGGCGTTCACCGGGATCGCGATCAACGTGGCGGCCGGCGTCGAGTCGGTGGACCGTGGGTTGCTCTCGATGAGCCGTTCGTTCCGTCGGAACAGCCGGCAGACCGCGAAGGCGGTCGTGGTCCCCTCGGTGGTGCCGTTCCTGTTCGCGAGCGGACGCACCTCATTCGCGAACTCCTGGAAGCTCGCCGCGCTGGCGGAGACCTTCGGGGGCTACGTCGGCGTCGGCTTCCAGCTCGAGAAGGCCTTCCAAGCCTTCTCGGTCGAGAGCCTGCTGGCCTGGATGTTCTACTTCGTGATCTTCGTCGTGCTCGTCGAACGGGTGTTGATCACCCCCCTGGAGAAGCGTGTTTTCGCCTGGCGAGATCCGTCCCGCGCACGGAGGGCCGACGCATGA
- a CDS encoding DMT family transporter codes for MAAVLILSPDALIIRSLHADPWTVLLWRGVLTATGIVALAWVIVRRGPRPFTGPAVQVTLLGAVFFSGATVAFVTSLRRTDVANVLVIVGAGPLFAAILSRVFLREDIPRRTWVASLSVVVGLAVILAGSLQHGSLVGDLIAVAGSLCFAAFLTTVRRAGEASMLPALAIAGLITACVAVVAGAGLRPPPSDVPLLLILGLVILPVSLTLTTRAARDLPAPEVSLVSRIETLLGPFWVWLAVGEIPAVEVVVGGLLIVVAASLHSLSALRAERHQARTT; via the coding sequence GTGGCAGCCGTGCTCATCCTTTCCCCCGACGCGCTGATCATCCGGAGCCTGCACGCCGATCCCTGGACGGTCCTGCTGTGGCGGGGTGTGCTGACGGCCACCGGGATCGTGGCACTGGCCTGGGTCATCGTGCGCCGTGGTCCTCGTCCGTTCACGGGTCCGGCCGTGCAGGTGACGCTGTTGGGCGCGGTCTTCTTCTCCGGTGCAACGGTCGCGTTCGTGACCTCGTTGCGTCGCACCGACGTCGCGAACGTGCTCGTGATCGTCGGCGCCGGCCCCCTGTTCGCGGCGATCCTCAGTCGTGTGTTCCTCCGGGAGGACATCCCACGCCGGACGTGGGTCGCGAGTCTGTCGGTGGTCGTGGGCCTCGCGGTGATCCTCGCGGGGAGCCTCCAGCACGGCTCCTTGGTGGGTGACCTCATCGCCGTGGCCGGATCCCTCTGCTTCGCTGCGTTCCTGACGACGGTGCGACGAGCTGGTGAGGCGAGCATGCTTCCGGCGCTCGCGATCGCAGGCTTGATCACTGCCTGCGTTGCGGTCGTCGCCGGTGCGGGCCTCCGTCCACCACCCAGCGACGTGCCCCTGCTCCTCATCCTCGGGCTCGTGATCCTGCCGGTGTCGCTCACCCTCACGACACGTGCGGCCCGAGACCTGCCGGCCCCGGAGGTCAGTCTCGTCTCCAGGATCGAGACGTTGCTCGGTCCGTTCTGGGTGTGGCTCGCTGTGGGAGAGATCCCCGCGGTGGAGGTCGTCGTGGGTGGGCTCCTGATCGTCGTCGCCGCATCTCTTCACTCCCTGAGCGCGCTCCGCGCCGAACGGCACCAGGCGCGGACCACCTGA
- a CDS encoding Gfo/Idh/MocA family oxidoreductase, whose amino-acid sequence MDTVRLGVVGIGWWGGVLTESARESGLAEVVACFARSVDTREAFAKEHGCRAASSLEDILDDPEIDGLLVATPHSTHLEMVERAAAAGKHVFVEKPLTLTVAEAKRSIAATEAAGVILQVGHNRRRQPANRLLKELIGSGELGTVLQLEGNQSGPGGHKPALPGWRRTAEECPAGGMTGLGVHIVDTFNYFVGPAKRVTAFSKRIHGFLPLDEATTVILEYESGPLGYIGTSYFVPAVNVLSVYGSDGNAWNEEDGTRLFTQERKDPARIEREVDTVNTIVDELAEFARCIRDGTTPETGAAQGLEVAAVLEAIDRSVASGCAVELADLR is encoded by the coding sequence ATGGACACGGTACGTCTCGGAGTCGTAGGGATCGGCTGGTGGGGTGGCGTCCTGACCGAGAGCGCACGAGAGTCGGGGCTCGCGGAGGTCGTGGCGTGTTTCGCTCGGTCGGTGGACACGCGCGAAGCGTTCGCGAAGGAGCACGGGTGCCGTGCAGCGTCGAGCTTGGAGGACATCCTGGACGATCCCGAGATCGACGGGCTTCTCGTCGCGACGCCACACTCGACCCATCTCGAGATGGTCGAGCGGGCCGCAGCCGCGGGTAAGCACGTCTTCGTCGAGAAGCCACTCACACTGACCGTGGCCGAGGCGAAGCGTTCGATCGCCGCAACCGAGGCGGCCGGCGTGATCCTGCAGGTGGGACACAACCGTCGTCGGCAGCCCGCCAACCGCCTGCTGAAGGAACTGATCGGGTCCGGCGAGCTGGGGACGGTCCTTCAGCTCGAGGGGAACCAGTCCGGCCCCGGCGGTCACAAGCCGGCGCTGCCCGGCTGGCGCCGCACCGCCGAGGAATGTCCCGCCGGGGGGATGACCGGGCTCGGCGTGCATATCGTCGACACCTTCAACTACTTCGTGGGGCCCGCGAAGCGTGTCACGGCGTTCAGCAAGCGGATCCACGGCTTCCTGCCACTCGATGAGGCCACTACCGTGATCCTGGAATACGAGAGCGGTCCGTTGGGCTACATCGGTACCTCCTATTTCGTGCCGGCCGTGAACGTGCTGTCGGTGTACGGCAGTGACGGCAACGCATGGAACGAAGAGGACGGAACTCGGCTCTTCACCCAGGAGCGGAAGGACCCCGCGCGGATCGAGCGGGAGGTCGACACCGTGAACACGATCGTCGACGAGCTCGCCGAGTTCGCCCGGTGTATCCGCGACGGCACCACGCCCGAAACGGGTGCAGCGCAGGGACTCGAGGTTGCCGCCGTGCTGGAGGCCATCGATCGCAGCGTCGCTTCGGGGTGCGCGGTGGAGTTGGCCGACCTGCGGTGA
- a CDS encoding GntR family transcriptional regulator, producing MASAKTVDDGMWANLANDQGRRTAHEFVKESLRRAILRGDLPGGARLIQADLAATLHVSTTPVREALRDLATEGLITLDRHRGGIVRELNWTEMEDIRQIRHQLEPLAVRLVVERITEPELREADRLRQEMAKEKDLGNWVELNTRFHLVFHESTGVPRLASILEGFEETSAVYVAQAQRWHPEIRRRADDEHRALVDAFRGRDAEQAGQVMTGHSAMPIDMTRPEERGEA from the coding sequence ATGGCGAGCGCGAAAACGGTCGACGACGGTATGTGGGCCAACCTCGCCAATGATCAGGGTCGACGAACGGCACACGAATTCGTCAAGGAATCCCTCCGGCGAGCGATCCTTCGCGGAGACCTTCCCGGAGGTGCCCGCCTGATCCAGGCCGACCTCGCCGCGACGTTGCACGTCAGCACGACCCCCGTGCGCGAAGCGTTGCGCGATCTGGCGACCGAGGGCTTGATCACCCTCGACCGCCACCGTGGGGGCATCGTGCGCGAGCTCAACTGGACCGAGATGGAGGACATCCGCCAGATCCGCCATCAGCTGGAGCCCCTGGCGGTCAGGCTCGTCGTCGAACGCATCACCGAACCCGAGTTGCGCGAGGCCGACCGCCTGCGCCAGGAGATGGCGAAGGAGAAGGATCTCGGGAACTGGGTCGAGCTGAACACGCGGTTCCACCTGGTCTTCCACGAGTCGACGGGTGTGCCGCGCCTGGCGTCGATCCTGGAGGGATTCGAGGAGACATCCGCCGTCTACGTCGCGCAGGCGCAGCGATGGCACCCCGAGATCCGTCGGCGCGCGGACGACGAGCACCGGGCACTGGTGGATGCGTTCCGGGGGCGGGACGCGGAGCAAGCGGGACAGGTCATGACGGGCCACTCGGCGATGCCGATCGACATGACCCGCCCCGAGGAGCGCGGCGAGGCGTAG